The stretch of DNA AGCCCGGGCCTTGCTCTCCGGTCGTGGCCGGTCTGGTTGGCTCGGTCATGACCACCTGGGTGACTTTCGTACCGTGCTTCTTCTGGATCTTTCTGGGCGCCCCCTACATCGAGCAATTGCGGGGAAACCGGCTACTGACCGCGGCCTTGTCGTCGATTACGGCGGCCGTCGTGGGCGTTGTGTTCAACCTGTCCGTCTGGTTCACTCTGCACACGCTGTTCCACGACGTCGCCGCCCAACGCCTGGGCCCGCTGCGAGTGCTCGTGCCCGACCTGGCAAGCATCGAATGGGGCGCATGCGCAGTGGCCATTCTGGCACTGCTGCTTACCTTCCGCTGGAAACAATCGCTGGCCAGGACACTGACCCTCTGCACGGCGCTGGGGGCGCTGTACTACTGGATCAAGGCCTGATCAGCCGCCCGACCCTCGGGCCAGGCCCCTTGCCCGGTCGGGGCGCGGCGCAAGATCCTGACGTCGCCATGCTCCAACGCGCCGCGACCGATGCCGGATGAGCGCACGAGCCCGGCGCGGTAATATCCGGCCACGATGAGCAACTGGGAATTCTGGATCGACGTCGGCGGCACCTTCACCGATTGCTTGGCGCGCGGGCCGGCGGGGCAGATGCGCCGATACAAGCTGCTCAGCTCCGGCGTGACCAAGGGGGCCGCACACGTCGGGTCGAGTTCGCTGGCGATTGTCGATCCGGCGCGCCGCGGCGATCCGCCCGGTTTTTGGGACGGCTGGCGTCTCGCGCTCGTCGATGCCGACGGCACGGTGGTGGCCACCTCGACGGTCGCGCGCTTCGAGCGCGCGGGCAGCCGGCTCGAGCTGGCCGAACCGCTGGCCGTGACCCCGCAGGCACATCAGCCATATGAACTGACCAGCGATGACGACGCGCCGCTGGTGGCGATTCGCTTTCTGCTCGGCGTGCGACCGGGCGAGCCGCTGCCGCCGGTGACCGTGCGGCTGGGAACCACCCGGGGCACCAACGCCCTGCTCACGCGCCGCGGCGCCCGAACCGCCTGGATCACCACGCGCGGCTTCGGCGACGCGCTGGCCATCGGCTATCAGAATCGTCCGCGGCTGTTCGAGCTCGATATTCACAAACCGGAGCCACTGTATGCGGCCGTCGTCGAGATCGACGAGCGCGTCGCGGCCGACGGCACGGTGCTCCTGCCACTCGACCCAGACACGGTGCGCCGGCAACTCGCGGCGCTGCGCGACGCGCAGATCGAATCGCTGGCCATCTGCCTGTTGCATGCCCCGAAACGCCCCGCACACGAGCAACAGGTCGCCAACCTCGCGCGGGAACTGGGGTTTCGGCACGTCAGCACCAGCAGCGAGGTGGCGCCGCTGGTGAAGATCGTGGCCCGCGGCGACACGACCGTCGTCGACGCCTACCTCACGCCGGTGCTGCGCGACTATGTCGATCGACTGCGCGAGCCCTTGCGCGGCGGATGCTTGCGGCTGATGACCTCGGCCGGTGGGCTCGTCGATGCGGCCAGCTTTCGCGGCAAGGACAGCATCCTCTCCGGGCCCGCGGGTGGAGTCGTGGGATTTTCGCGCGTGGCCCAGGCCGCGGGCCAGCGGCGCGCGATCGGCTTCGACATGGGCGGCACGAGCACCGACGTCTCGCGATTCGACGGCCATTTCGAGCGCGAATACGAGACCGAAAAAGCCGGCGTGCGGATCGTCGCACCGATGCTGGCGATCGAGACGGTCGCCGCCGGCGGCGGCTCGATTTGCGGCTTCGACGGCGTGAAACTCACCGTGGGGCCCGCGAGCGCCGGGGCCGATCCCGGTCCAGCCTGCTATGGACGCGGCGGCCCGTTGAGCGTCACCGACTTGAATTTCTACCTGGGCCGCATCCTGGCCGAGCGCTTCGCGTTTCCCTTGCAGCGTGCGGCCGTCGAGCGGCGGCTCGACGAGCTGATCGCCGAGGTCGAACGGGCCACCGGCCGGCGATACGCGCCGGTCGAGCTGTGCACGGGCCTGCTGCGAATCGCCAACAACAACATGGTGCAGGCGATCCGGTCGGTTTCGGTGGCGCGCGGCGCCGATCCGCGCGATTACGTGCTCGTCGCTTTTGGCGGCGCGGCGCCGCAACACGCGTGTGCCGTGGCGCGCGAGCTGAATATGCGCGAGGTGCTGATCCACGACGACGCCAGCCTGCTGAGCGCCTATGGGATCGGTCTGGCCGACGTGGTGCGGCATGGCGTGGCCGGCATCTATCAACCGGCCGGCGCGAGCACTTTGCAAGAAGCGACCGCGCAGCACCAGCGGCTGGCCGCGGCGGCCACGGCCGAATTGATCGCCGAAGCCGTGCCGCCCGAGCAGATCGGCGTGCGGCGCTCGCTCGACTTGCGCTACCAGGGCACCGAGGCTGCGCTGCCGATCTCCGAACCCGACGACGGCGACTATCCGGCGGCTTTCGCAGCGGAGCATCGCCGGCGCTACGGCTATGTCCACGCGGGCCGGCCGATCGAGATCGTCGCGGCGCGCGTCGAGGTGGTGGGCCGCAGCCCGCAGACGCTCCCTCCTGCGCGCCCTGCACCTGCGTATGCGGCGAGGGCCGAGCGCAGCGTGTCGGTCTGTTTCGACGGCGCCTGGCACGAAACGGCCGTATTGAACCGGGCAGACTTGCAACCGGGCGCGCAGATCGTCGGGCCCGCGCTCCTCTATCAGGCCCACTCGACGACGATCGTCGAGCCAGGCTGGGTGGCCGAGGTGTTGACGGGCGATCAAATCCGGCTGACCGACGCCGGAACCATCGCGGCGCCGGCCGTGTCGACCACGGCCGACCCCGTGATGCTCGAAATCTTCAACCACCAGTTTGCCGGCATTGCCGAGCGGATGGGCATCGCGCTGCGCAACACGGCCGGCAGCGTGAATGTCAAAGAACGGCTGGATTTCAGTTGCGCGCTGTTCACGGCCGCGGGGCGCCTGGTGGTGAACGCGCCGCATATTCCCGTGCATCTGGGCGCGATGGGCGAAACGGTCCGCAGCGTTCTGGCCGATAACCCGCAATTGCGGGCCGGCGACGTGTTCGTCACCAACGACCCCTATCGCGGCGGCTCGCACTTGCCCGACGTGACGGTGGTCACGCCGGTGCATGACGCCGCCACGGGCCAGCTGGTGTTCTTCACGGCCAGCCGCGCGCATCACGCCGAGATCGGCGGCATCCGGCCCGGCTCGATGCCGCCCGGTTCGCGCAACCTGGCGGAAGAGGGCGTGCTGATTCGCAACTTTCGGCTGGTCGAGGCCGGCCGGCCACGGTTCGACGAGTTGCGCGCATTGTTGACCGGCGGCCCGTATCCCTCGCGGAGTGTCGACGAAAACCTCGCCGACCTGGCGGCGCAGGTCGCGGCCAACCAGCAAGGAGCGCTCGACCTGGCCCGGCTGATCGAGCGTTATTCGCTGCCCGTCGTCACTGCGTACATGCGCCACATCCAGGCCGCCGCCGCCACGAAAACGCGCCGCAGCCTGGCGCGCCTCGAGGGCCGGCAATGTTCGTTCGCCGATCAGCTCGACAACGGCGCGCGGATCGCCGTGTGTATCCGCATTGAACACCTGCGGGCGATGATCGACTTCACCGGCACCGACGGCGTGCTGCCGGACAATCTCAACGCCAACCGCGCGATCGTCACCGCGGCGGTGCTGTACGTGCTGCGCGCGTTGCTCGACGAGGACATCCCGTTGAACGAAGGCGTGCTCGAGCCGGTCGAGCTGGTGCTGCCGACGTGCTTGCTGAACCCGCTCCCTGGGCCCACGCCCGCGACGAGCCCCGCGGTCGTCGGCGGCAACGTCGAGACGTCGCAGCGGGTCGTCGACGTGCTGCTCGGGGCGCTCGGGCTCGCGGCGGCGAGCCAGGGAACGATGAACAACCTGCTGTTCGGCGGTGCGCAGTTCGGCTACTACGAAACGATCTGCGGCGGCGCCGGTGCGACGCCCCATCGCCCGGGCGCCGATGCGGTCCACACGCATATGACCAATACGCGGATCACCGATCCTGAGGTGCTCGAAAACCGCTACCCGGTGCAGGTCGTCGAGTTCGCCATTCGCCGCGGCTCGGGCGGCGCAGGGCGCTTCCGCGGCGGCGACGGCGCTCGCCGCCGGTTGCGATTCCTGGCGCCCTTGGCCGTATCGATCCTGTCCAATCGGCGACCGCCGTTCGCGCCGTTCGGGCTGGCAGGCGGCGAGCCCGGCGCATCGGGCCGCAACGTGCGAATCTTCACCGATGGCCGGCACGAGGAGCTGCCTGGACGCGCGCAATACGACGCCGCACCCGGCGAAGAATTGCTGATCGAGACACCCGGCGGAGGCGGCTATGGCAGGCCCGAGTAAGTCCGCCCAGTAAGTCCGCCCCCCGACGCGCGATTGATCTACTTCTCGGGTACAAAATCGTGCCCGCTGCGCACGCCGGCGAGCACGAGGACCAGGCTCACCACCATCAAGGCTGCGGCAACCCAGAAAGGCAGCACCACGCCCTGGAAGAAGAGCATCACGCCCAGCATCGGGCCGAAGATCCGGGCCAGCGCGGCGGCGCTCTGATTGATGCCCAGGATACCCCCCTGTTTCGCCGGATCGGTGCGGCGCGAGATCAGCGAGTTGAGCGACGGCGTGATCATGGCAAAGCCGGTGATCTCGATCGTCAGCGCCACGAGCAACAGCCCCAGGCTGGCCGATCGAGCAACCAGGGCCATGAACACGAAGCCCACGATGGCGGCGATCGATCCGACGGTGGCCATCGTGCCCTCGGGCACCCTGGCCGACAGCCGGCGGACGAGAAACCCCTGGGCAAACGTGAGCACGAAGCCGATGTAGGCGAACACGAGCAAGATTCGCTCGTTGACGTCGTGGCCGGTGCTGCCCACCGCGGCGGCGGCGGCAGCCGCCTCTCCGGCCGTGTCGAAGCGGGCCTTGAGCAGCAGCGACAGCGTCGACTCGAGATTGGCAAACGCCACGCCGTTGACGAACACATTGAGAATCAGCAATCCCACGCTCGGCGTGGTCAGGGCCATGCGCAGCGAGGCCCAATCGAACCCTTCGCGATGGGTGGCCGTGCTGGGATCGCGCGATTCGGGCAAGGCGAAGATGGCCACGGACAGGGCCACCGCTGAAAGGCCGGCCGCGACGTAGCCCGGCCAGGGGCTCAAGCCTCCCGCGCTGGCCGTCACCAAGGCGACGGCG from Pirellulales bacterium encodes:
- a CDS encoding hydantoinase B/oxoprolinase family protein, yielding MSNWEFWIDVGGTFTDCLARGPAGQMRRYKLLSSGVTKGAAHVGSSSLAIVDPARRGDPPGFWDGWRLALVDADGTVVATSTVARFERAGSRLELAEPLAVTPQAHQPYELTSDDDAPLVAIRFLLGVRPGEPLPPVTVRLGTTRGTNALLTRRGARTAWITTRGFGDALAIGYQNRPRLFELDIHKPEPLYAAVVEIDERVAADGTVLLPLDPDTVRRQLAALRDAQIESLAICLLHAPKRPAHEQQVANLARELGFRHVSTSSEVAPLVKIVARGDTTVVDAYLTPVLRDYVDRLREPLRGGCLRLMTSAGGLVDAASFRGKDSILSGPAGGVVGFSRVAQAAGQRRAIGFDMGGTSTDVSRFDGHFEREYETEKAGVRIVAPMLAIETVAAGGGSICGFDGVKLTVGPASAGADPGPACYGRGGPLSVTDLNFYLGRILAERFAFPLQRAAVERRLDELIAEVERATGRRYAPVELCTGLLRIANNNMVQAIRSVSVARGADPRDYVLVAFGGAAPQHACAVARELNMREVLIHDDASLLSAYGIGLADVVRHGVAGIYQPAGASTLQEATAQHQRLAAAATAELIAEAVPPEQIGVRRSLDLRYQGTEAALPISEPDDGDYPAAFAAEHRRRYGYVHAGRPIEIVAARVEVVGRSPQTLPPARPAPAYAARAERSVSVCFDGAWHETAVLNRADLQPGAQIVGPALLYQAHSTTIVEPGWVAEVLTGDQIRLTDAGTIAAPAVSTTADPVMLEIFNHQFAGIAERMGIALRNTAGSVNVKERLDFSCALFTAAGRLVVNAPHIPVHLGAMGETVRSVLADNPQLRAGDVFVTNDPYRGGSHLPDVTVVTPVHDAATGQLVFFTASRAHHAEIGGIRPGSMPPGSRNLAEEGVLIRNFRLVEAGRPRFDELRALLTGGPYPSRSVDENLADLAAQVAANQQGALDLARLIERYSLPVVTAYMRHIQAAAATKTRRSLARLEGRQCSFADQLDNGARIAVCIRIEHLRAMIDFTGTDGVLPDNLNANRAIVTAAVLYVLRALLDEDIPLNEGVLEPVELVLPTCLLNPLPGPTPATSPAVVGGNVETSQRVVDVLLGALGLAAASQGTMNNLLFGGAQFGYYETICGGAGATPHRPGADAVHTHMTNTRITDPEVLENRYPVQVVEFAIRRGSGGAGRFRGGDGARRRLRFLAPLAVSILSNRRPPFAPFGLAGGEPGASGRNVRIFTDGRHEELPGRAQYDAAPGEELLIETPGGGGYGRPE
- a CDS encoding MFS transporter, which gives rise to MARLRRGQLMFSGGLAQHPFDTCSPRPVRLVMSERTPGKASLAVIFLTVFIDLLGFGMVLPLLPSYASEFNVDSAGIELGLLMASFSAMQLVFAPFWGRLSDRIGRRPVIMVGLAASALCYLLFGVATVYRSLGLMFASRIGAGMAGATIPTAQAYIADCTTLEKRARGMALIGVAFGLGFMLGPLLGAVALVTASAGGLSPWPGYVAAGLSAVALSVAIFALPESRDPSTATHREGFDWASLRMALTTPSVGLLILNVFVNGVAFANLESTLSLLLKARFDTAGEAAAAAAAVGSTGHDVNERILLVFAYIGFVLTFAQGFLVRRLSARVPEGTMATVGSIAAIVGFVFMALVARSASLGLLLVALTIEITGFAMITPSLNSLISRRTDPAKQGGILGINQSAAALARIFGPMLGVMLFFQGVVLPFWVAAALMVVSLVLVLAGVRSGHDFVPEK